A genomic region of Terriglobia bacterium contains the following coding sequences:
- the folD gene encoding bifunctional methylenetetrahydrofolate dehydrogenase/methenyltetrahydrofolate cyclohydrolase FolD, with amino-acid sequence MTAQVLDGTSIANQIYAELGHDIEGLRKAGHPPGLAAVLVGDNPASRIYVNRKVAACARMEIVSRKIELPQSASTPAVLSEVDALNADDSIDGILVQLPLPPQVDEKEVLLRVSPQKDVDGLHPSNLGALLMGYHAWASCTPSGVMQMLRRSGVEVEGKRAVVVGRSVLVGRPLAILLMHAHATITVCHSRTRNLASVCREADILVAAIGRPLTITQEYVKPGAVVVDVGISKISDPALVSRVFKDDPGRLAEFEEKKYLIVGDVDPVSVSRVAGKLSPVPGGVGPLTIAMLIHNTVCAARLRQRHPS; translated from the coding sequence ATGACCGCTCAAGTGCTGGATGGCACGAGCATTGCCAACCAGATTTATGCCGAACTTGGCCACGACATCGAGGGACTCAGGAAGGCCGGACACCCGCCGGGGCTTGCTGCGGTGCTGGTGGGGGACAATCCGGCGTCGAGGATTTACGTGAATCGAAAGGTGGCGGCCTGCGCCCGCATGGAAATAGTCAGTCGAAAGATCGAACTTCCCCAATCCGCAAGTACGCCGGCGGTTTTGAGCGAGGTGGACGCTTTAAACGCCGATGATTCAATCGACGGAATTCTCGTTCAGCTGCCCCTTCCTCCCCAAGTGGATGAGAAGGAAGTTCTGTTGCGGGTCTCCCCACAAAAAGATGTTGATGGGTTGCACCCTTCGAACCTGGGAGCCCTGTTGATGGGGTACCATGCCTGGGCTTCGTGCACCCCCAGCGGGGTGATGCAGATGCTCCGCCGGTCGGGAGTCGAGGTGGAGGGCAAACGCGCGGTGGTGGTGGGGCGGAGTGTTTTGGTGGGACGTCCCCTGGCCATTCTATTGATGCATGCCCATGCCACCATCACCGTCTGCCATTCGCGGACCAGGAACCTGGCTTCGGTTTGCCGGGAAGCCGACATTCTCGTTGCCGCCATCGGTCGCCCCCTCACGATCACCCAGGAGTATGTCAAGCCGGGTGCCGTGGTCGTGGACGTCGGGATAAGCAAGATTAGTGATCCCGCGCTTGTTTCCAGGGTCTTCAAAGACGATCCCGGGCGTTTGGCGGAGTTTGAGGAAAAGAAATATTTGATCGTCGGCGACGTCGATCCCGTTTCGGTCAGTCGTGTGGCCGGGAAGCTTTCCCCCGTGCCCGGTGGCGTGGGGCCCTTGACCATCGCCATGTTGATTCACAACACGGTGTGCGCGGCACGATTACGGCAGAGACATCCCTCATAG
- a CDS encoding HAD family phosphatase produces the protein MNGTGNSRFDSLVFDLGKVIIDFDPMRAIRKLEGRTPYRATELLAKMRETDLVNRFESGTLTSEEFYREISAHLQLGVSFEDFIPIWSDIFMDELILDASFFEQLKPRYRLVLLSNTNAMHAAFLRSRFPVLSVFDCQVLSHEVGAMKPSDRIYQAATEAARTTPGRMFYVDDIPAYVEAACRLGWVAIPFQGKDQLVREMQSLGIHPE, from the coding sequence ATGAATGGAACTGGAAATTCCAGGTTTGATTCACTTGTCTTCGACCTCGGCAAGGTGATCATCGATTTCGATCCGATGCGGGCGATCCGCAAGTTGGAAGGCCGAACCCCGTACCGGGCGACCGAGCTGTTGGCAAAAATGAGGGAAACGGATTTGGTGAACCGGTTTGAATCGGGCACACTCACCTCCGAGGAATTCTACCGGGAGATCTCCGCCCATCTTCAACTTGGAGTGAGCTTTGAGGATTTCATTCCGATCTGGTCGGATATTTTCATGGATGAATTGATTCTCGACGCATCCTTTTTCGAGCAGCTCAAACCTCGATACCGGCTGGTGTTGCTCTCAAATACCAACGCGATGCATGCGGCCTTCCTGAGGAGCCGGTTTCCGGTTCTCTCGGTCTTCGATTGCCAGGTGCTCTCGCATGAAGTGGGTGCAATGAAGCCATCCGATCGGATCTATCAGGCCGCGACCGAGGCGGCACGCACGACCCCGGGAAGAATGTTCTACGTGGACGATATTCCGGCATATGTCGAAGCGGCTTGCCGCCTGGGATGGGTCGCAATTCCCTTCCAGGGAAAGGACCAGCTGGTTCGCGAGATGCAGTCACTCGGCATTCACCCGGAGTGA
- a CDS encoding enoyl-ACP reductase: protein MEKLLEGKKGLVVGVANKRSIAWAIAQACADEGAKLALTYQGERLEEWVKELAETLEDPPLVISCDVLHDPQIRHVFEVIENKYETLDFLVHSVAFALKEDLEGHFVDTSREGWRIAQQVSAYSLIALSKYALPLMKKNGGSIMTMTYLGSQRVIPHYNVMGVAKASLEATVRYLAADLGAYGIRVNAVSAGPIKTLAAMGIGGFSKLLEFHRDHSPLHRNIEAAEVGDTALFLVSHLSRGITGTTIFVDAGYHILGA, encoded by the coding sequence ATGGAAAAGCTTCTTGAAGGAAAGAAAGGGCTGGTGGTGGGGGTTGCAAACAAACGGTCTATTGCCTGGGCCATCGCGCAAGCTTGCGCCGATGAGGGCGCGAAGCTGGCGCTGACTTACCAGGGTGAGCGGCTCGAGGAATGGGTGAAGGAACTTGCCGAGACTCTGGAAGATCCCCCTCTGGTGATCTCCTGTGACGTGTTACACGACCCACAGATCCGGCATGTCTTTGAGGTCATCGAAAACAAGTACGAGACCCTTGACTTTCTGGTTCACTCAGTCGCGTTTGCCTTGAAGGAGGACCTTGAGGGGCATTTTGTGGACACTTCGCGCGAAGGATGGCGCATTGCCCAGCAGGTGAGCGCCTACTCGCTCATCGCGCTTTCGAAGTACGCGTTGCCGCTGATGAAGAAGAACGGGGGCTCCATCATGACGATGACCTACCTGGGAAGTCAGCGCGTGATCCCTCATTACAACGTTATGGGAGTGGCCAAGGCCTCTCTGGAAGCGACGGTGCGTTACCTGGCGGCGGATCTGGGTGCGTATGGGATCCGCGTCAACGCGGTCTCGGCGGGCCCCATCAAAACGTTGGCCGCCATGGGCATTGGCGGGTTTTCGAAACTGCTCGAATTCCACCGCGACCATTCCCCGCTTCATCGCAATATCGAGGCTGCGGAAGTGGGAGACACGGCGCTCTTCCTGGTCAGTCACTTGAGCCGGGGGATCACCGGGACTACGATCTTTGTGGATGCGGGTTACCATATTCTTGGCGCATAG
- a CDS encoding peptidylprolyl isomerase gives MQLRFLNLKREAKILVAVLTLLLCAIILHAQTPNPAPAPPPQTPPKPAAPAPVLQSATQSSQPPLFPKDMVIMTVGDHKLTVTDFNQIMEIFPAQQRNYYSGPGKQKFADDFSQLLILSDEARRQKVDEEPTVKKRLNLLADQTLVQALVQKIQGDIKISDDEVQKYYTAHLKDYDEVKARHILIRPKSSPAPLPEGKKELTDEEAKAKAEEIYKQVTMPGADFAAVAKAESYDQGSAPRGGDLGTFHHGQMVPEFDAAAFALKPGEISQPVKTQFGYHVILVEERKTRTKDEAKSDIENTLRREKLEQSLDGIKKSEKVELNEQFFPPASPPSPPKPPVVPPAAPPTEKKN, from the coding sequence ATGCAATTGAGATTTTTGAATTTGAAGCGCGAGGCAAAGATACTTGTCGCGGTCCTGACACTGCTACTTTGTGCCATTATTCTCCACGCGCAGACCCCGAATCCGGCGCCCGCCCCACCCCCTCAAACGCCACCGAAGCCTGCGGCCCCCGCGCCGGTTCTACAGAGCGCCACTCAGTCCTCGCAGCCGCCACTTTTTCCAAAGGATATGGTCATTATGACCGTGGGCGACCATAAACTTACTGTGACGGATTTCAATCAGATTATGGAGATCTTTCCCGCCCAACAGCGGAACTATTACAGCGGGCCTGGCAAGCAGAAGTTTGCTGACGATTTCAGTCAACTTCTCATCCTCTCCGACGAGGCAAGACGACAGAAAGTCGATGAGGAGCCGACCGTAAAGAAACGACTCAACCTGCTGGCCGATCAAACCCTGGTGCAGGCGCTGGTTCAGAAGATACAGGGCGACATAAAAATAAGTGATGACGAAGTCCAGAAGTATTACACCGCCCATCTCAAGGACTACGACGAGGTGAAGGCCAGGCACATCCTGATCCGCCCGAAGAGCAGCCCCGCCCCGCTTCCCGAAGGGAAGAAGGAGTTGACGGATGAGGAGGCAAAGGCCAAGGCGGAAGAAATCTACAAGCAGGTGACGATGCCCGGTGCGGACTTCGCCGCCGTCGCCAAAGCGGAGTCCTACGACCAGGGATCCGCCCCCCGCGGGGGAGATCTGGGGACATTCCACCACGGGCAGATGGTTCCGGAATTCGATGCGGCCGCCTTTGCTCTGAAGCCCGGAGAAATCAGCCAGCCCGTAAAGACCCAGTTTGGGTACCATGTGATTCTGGTTGAGGAGCGGAAAACTCGAACCAAGGATGAGGCCAAATCCGATATAGAAAACACTCTCCGTCGCGAAAAACTCGAACAGTCCCTCGACGGGATCAAGAAATCTGAAAAAGTTGAATTGAACGAGCAGTTTTTCCCACCGGCGTCACCCCCCAGCCCGCCCAAACCGCCCGTTGTCCCACCCGCCGCTCCGCCGACGGAGAAGAAGAATTAG
- a CDS encoding alpha/beta hydrolase, which translates to MEFKTLAMIAARVLVALVAIVLLLRLAENKFIFFPEKISINRALPPTPGFAVENIWLQSVDGVRLSGWLIASQSPASPSPATVLYLHGNAGSLFDRVERLVSLAAQGFTIFAIDYRGYGWSGGTPTEAGLYRDAAAAYKYLIQHKHVDPGSLFFYGESLGTAVAIELALDHPCGGLILESPFTSFEEVGKAHYFFIPGFVYHFMSNDWNSLDRIRRLKMPKFIVHGDRDQVIPFAQGQRLFEAALPPKTFYPIHGAAHMECLELGGRELTDRLKAFVIESQALRSTPSPEAAHDL; encoded by the coding sequence ATGGAGTTCAAGACGTTGGCAATGATCGCGGCGCGTGTTCTGGTCGCTCTCGTAGCGATCGTGCTTCTATTGCGGCTGGCAGAGAACAAGTTCATTTTCTTCCCCGAAAAGATTTCAATAAATAGAGCCCTCCCTCCCACCCCGGGATTCGCCGTGGAAAACATCTGGCTTCAGAGCGTCGACGGAGTTCGTCTGAGCGGTTGGCTGATTGCCTCCCAAAGCCCGGCTTCTCCGTCACCAGCGACGGTCCTCTACCTTCACGGCAATGCAGGAAGCCTGTTTGATCGCGTCGAACGTCTGGTCTCCCTTGCTGCCCAGGGATTCACCATCTTTGCGATTGACTACCGTGGTTATGGCTGGAGTGGCGGCACCCCCACGGAGGCGGGGCTCTACCGTGACGCGGCCGCGGCTTACAAATACCTGATTCAACACAAACATGTTGACCCCGGTTCACTGTTTTTCTATGGCGAGTCTCTGGGGACCGCCGTTGCGATTGAGCTGGCTCTTGACCACCCCTGTGGAGGTCTGATCCTGGAGTCCCCATTCACCTCTTTTGAAGAGGTCGGAAAAGCGCATTACTTCTTCATTCCAGGATTCGTTTATCACTTTATGAGCAATGACTGGAATTCACTCGATCGAATCAGGCGGCTCAAGATGCCCAAATTCATAGTTCATGGGGATCGTGATCAGGTGATTCCCTTCGCTCAGGGCCAGCGATTGTTTGAGGCGGCGCTGCCGCCCAAGACGTTTTATCCTATCCATGGCGCCGCCCACATGGAGTGTCTCGAGCTCGGAGGGCGGGAATTGACGGACCGGCTGAAGGCCTTCGTCATCGAATCGCAGGCGCTCAGATCAACGCCATCCCCCGAAGCCGCCCATGATCTCTAA
- the coaE gene encoding dephospho-CoA kinase (Dephospho-CoA kinase (CoaE) performs the final step in coenzyme A biosynthesis.) gives MRRIGLTGGIACGKTTVCRFFEALGAGIISADEVAHQIVQPGEEAYVKIVEVFGSAILNEDKTINRSALGTLVFNSGDLRTKLNEITHPIIIRRTTEMMEAMGQNHRHPVSIVDAALMVETGSYKRFEKVIVVWCTEAQQIERIRLRWKFTEQEARLRVSAQMPLSEKRRFADYEIDTSGTLEHTQEQVRTLYHTLLSLPE, from the coding sequence ATGCGGCGAATCGGCTTGACGGGAGGAATCGCTTGCGGAAAAACGACTGTGTGCCGGTTCTTTGAGGCCCTTGGAGCGGGTATCATCAGTGCCGATGAAGTGGCCCATCAGATCGTCCAGCCGGGCGAAGAAGCTTACGTCAAGATTGTCGAGGTCTTCGGCAGCGCGATTCTCAATGAGGACAAAACCATCAACCGCTCTGCCCTTGGCACGCTGGTGTTCAACAGTGGTGATCTGCGAACAAAACTCAACGAGATCACACACCCCATCATTATTCGCCGCACGACAGAAATGATGGAAGCCATGGGACAGAATCATCGCCATCCGGTTTCGATCGTCGATGCCGCCCTGATGGTGGAAACCGGGAGCTACAAGCGATTCGAGAAGGTGATTGTGGTCTGGTGTACTGAGGCCCAGCAAATCGAGCGGATCCGATTACGATGGAAGTTTACGGAGCAGGAGGCGAGACTCCGGGTCAGCGCCCAGATGCCCCTGTCGGAGAAGCGGCGTTTTGCGGATTACGAGATCGATACTTCGGGAACCCTGGAGCACACCCAAGAACAAGTTCGAACCCTCTACCACACCCTTCTGAGCCTTCCGGAATAA
- the pyrF gene encoding orotidine-5'-phosphate decarboxylase, with product MEDRIIVALDMDSRARALECVNELMPQASYFKVGSQLFTACGPDLVREIVALGARVFLDLKFHDIPQTVAKAVVEAARLKVAMVNIHASGGMTMLQAASHALAEKYSPEERPRLIAVTMLTSIGEADSREIGFSLPMADQSVRLAHMAQRAGLDGVVASPLEIAHIREACGKDFLIVTPGIRPANAVLDDQVRIATAEAALQAGADFLVIGRPILEAPNPRQALQALVASLKTIS from the coding sequence ATCGAGGATCGAATCATTGTCGCTCTGGATATGGACTCTCGCGCCCGTGCCCTCGAATGTGTGAATGAGCTCATGCCCCAGGCGAGCTACTTCAAGGTCGGCAGCCAGTTGTTCACCGCCTGTGGGCCCGATCTGGTCCGGGAGATTGTGGCGCTGGGGGCGCGGGTCTTCCTTGACCTGAAGTTCCACGATATTCCTCAGACCGTCGCCAAAGCGGTGGTGGAGGCTGCTCGCCTGAAAGTGGCCATGGTCAATATTCATGCCAGCGGCGGCATGACCATGCTTCAGGCGGCCTCGCATGCGCTAGCCGAGAAGTATTCCCCGGAGGAGCGCCCACGTTTAATTGCGGTCACCATGCTGACCAGCATCGGAGAGGCTGACTCGCGCGAGATTGGATTCTCCCTTCCCATGGCGGATCAGTCCGTACGATTGGCCCATATGGCCCAGCGGGCAGGTCTTGACGGAGTGGTCGCCTCGCCGCTTGAGATCGCGCACATCCGGGAGGCCTGTGGAAAGGACTTTCTGATTGTGACGCCGGGGATCCGTCCTGCCAATGCAGTCCTCGATGACCAGGTGCGCATTGCCACCGCGGAGGCTGCCCTTCAAGCCGGCGCGGACTTTCTTGTGATTGGACGCCCCATCCTGGAAGCGCCGAATCCCCGCCAGGCCCTTCAAGCACTGGTGGCCTCTCTGAAGACCATTTCTTGA
- a CDS encoding HAD family hydrolase, whose protein sequence is MMTQQNLIFDADDTLWENNIYYEEVRERFLTLTDVLGVSRPEVEARIDRTEQKNIELFGYGSENFIRSLRETYTFFAGDRNHLESTLRHIDSLGSSLYDFRIELLPRVAETLASLRERHRFFLLTKGNSREQTSKVKKSNLEGLFEKVVVVPEKNVATYHQVASDLVLDKSITWMIGNSPRSDVNPALEAGLGAVFVPHAVTWHFEKVPVRTDLPRLIVVSQFADLLEHF, encoded by the coding sequence ATGATGACTCAACAGAATCTCATCTTCGATGCGGATGACACCCTCTGGGAAAATAACATTTATTACGAGGAGGTGCGGGAGAGGTTCTTGACTTTAACGGATGTCCTGGGCGTGAGCCGTCCCGAAGTGGAAGCCCGGATCGATCGAACAGAACAGAAGAACATTGAACTCTTTGGTTACGGCAGCGAGAATTTCATCCGCTCCCTGAGAGAAACTTACACTTTCTTCGCCGGCGATCGAAACCATCTGGAGTCCACTCTTCGGCACATTGATTCACTGGGATCGTCGCTCTATGATTTCCGTATTGAACTGCTTCCCCGGGTGGCGGAGACCCTGGCATCCCTCCGCGAGCGCCATCGATTCTTCTTGTTGACTAAGGGGAATTCGCGCGAGCAGACCTCCAAAGTGAAGAAATCGAACCTCGAGGGACTTTTTGAAAAGGTTGTCGTGGTTCCTGAAAAGAATGTCGCGACTTATCATCAGGTCGCCAGCGACCTCGTCCTGGATAAGTCCATTACCTGGATGATTGGAAACTCCCCGCGCAGCGACGTGAATCCTGCTCTGGAGGCAGGGCTGGGAGCCGTTTTTGTGCCTCACGCCGTGACCTGGCATTTCGAGAAAGTTCCGGTGCGTACCGACCTTCCCCGCCTCATCGTGGTCAGTCAATTCGCGGATCTCCTGGAACACTTTTAG